From Acidothermus cellulolyticus 11B, a single genomic window includes:
- a CDS encoding twin-arginine translocation signal domain-containing protein → MDGTQPAAGLTRRDALKRGAVAGGLLWIAPAVQVIAMNAHAAEAASGAAPPPPPPQTGTTPPVTVTTSPPSSPSPSGSPSPSPSPSGSVSPSVLGESFSKTPSPSVAGESSQLPFTGSALPITAAVTVGAALVAAGAAAVAASRQRQQAVPAEGAVTDVESPDTSADSTD, encoded by the coding sequence CCGGCGGGACGCGCTGAAGCGCGGAGCGGTCGCCGGCGGCTTGTTATGGATAGCGCCCGCCGTTCAGGTCATCGCTATGAATGCGCATGCGGCCGAAGCGGCCAGCGGTGCCGCACCGCCGCCGCCGCCACCGCAGACCGGTACCACACCGCCAGTGACCGTGACGACCTCTCCGCCGTCGTCGCCGTCGCCGTCCGGATCGCCGTCGCCGTCCCCCTCACCGTCTGGCTCGGTGAGCCCTTCGGTGCTGGGCGAGAGCTTCTCGAAGACCCCATCGCCCAGCGTGGCGGGGGAGTCCTCGCAGCTGCCGTTCACCGGCAGCGCGCTTCCCATCACAGCCGCGGTGACCGTCGGCGCCGCTCTCGTCGCCGCCGGTGCAGCCGCTGTTGCGGCGAGCCGGCAACGTCAGCAGGCTGTTCCCGCCGAAGGAGCCGTTACGGACGTTGAATCGCCGGACACCTCGGCAGATTCGACCGACTGA